GAGCTGCCCAGAAGGCCAGTCGTTGACGACCTGGTGATACCCGACGCGGATGACGTGATAGCCGTTCAAAGCCAGGAGAGCATCGTGTCGGATGTCGGCCTCGCGCTGCGCGCCGACATGATGCCCGCCGTCGACCTGAACCACGAGTCTGTCTCCTATGAGGAGATCGACACGACGTCCGAGAATCCACGCCTGCGCGCAAAGCCGCTCGCGAAGCCACCTCAGGCGAACGAGAAGGAACGTCTCCAGGCCGGAGTCCGCGAGTGGCGTCGCCTGCTCCGCGATCTGCCGCGCCCGGCCCGTGAGCGGATACCGACGCATTTCGTCCAGCGTGACGAGTCGTTTGTTGAGCGCCGAATCCCAGATCGCGAGCGCCTGTTCCGGTGGGAGGCACCCGCTCACCAGACCGAGCACATTGATCACGCCATCAACCAGGTCCTCCGGATGCCGCGGGAGAAGAGGCTGCGAGCGGTGCGCGCGCGTACCTTCCGCCACGGAGATTCGCCCCGCGTGGGCGGGTGCCGCGACGTGCACGTCGTGCTGATCGAGCACCCACAACCCGTGCCGGGTCGCTGCGGTGGAGCACGCGAGCACCACCCCGCCGCGAGCGGCGGCGAGGAGGAACGCATCGGCGTCGGGGAGAGCGATCCACCGGCGGCGAATGCGCAGCACGGCACCGCTGCGCACGGCCGCCGCGATCGTGTCGACGGACACTCCCTCTCGCTGGAGGCGAGACGTCGCGACGACCCCTTCAAGGGCGCGCACACGGGCACGAAGAGCCTCGATGCGGCGGGATAGTCCAGCGCTCATCGCCGTATCGTGCCGGACGCGCGGGGTGTGTCTCCAGGAAAGGCATCGCGGCCTGTGGACAATTCGGGTTGGGGAGGAGCAGTGCCGCAGCCGGGACTTCCGGGCATGCGGAGGGGATTCGGCGAAGGGAGGACGCGCCGGGCACCCGGCATCCTCCCCTCCCCGAATCACCTTCGCTCGCGCTCGCGCGCCCCGCGCAAGGCCCATCGCCCCCGGGCAAGCCCGTCCCTACAATGACGCCATGACGGCAGGCCAGCCCGAGTGGGTGATCCGCGAGGACGCTGCGTCACCCGTGCTCGTCGCGCTCTACCTGCGCCAGGTTCTCGGCATCCGTTCTCCGGAGGAGTTGCCGTTCCTGCGGAGGGTGCCGCCGACGCCGGAGAGCGGGAGAGCGGATGCCGCGCAGTCGGAGCTCGAGCGGCAGTGGCGCGCGTACTGGGCGATGACGGTCGAGCCGCAAGCGCACCCGTCCCCCGTGCCGCTGGAGTTGGTCGACGGGTTCGACGGTTTGGTGACCCTTCCGGTCGAGGGCGCGGACGCCCTGCGCGAGGCGGCGGCCCCCTTCGCCGACGACGCCACGGACTACGCCCAGCACGCTCACGGACGGTACGCCCGGGAGACGGCGGCGCGACCCGGGGTGTCGTACCGCGCCTACGCGAGCGCGATCGCGGCGCACGAGCGGATCGTCGGTCGGCGCGCGCACTCGTTCGAGCTCAACGTGCAGATCCTGCCGCTCGCTCAGCGGGGAGTGTGGTGGATCGGTTCGCTCACGGTCGCGGTGACGGACGGCCTGCGCGGCGACGTCGCGGCGTTCGACTCCGCGATCCACCCGATCATCGCGGAGCTCGCCTGACGTCAGGCTCCGTGCTGCTCGTGATCGACGACCACCTGGCGCGTGCGACCGCCGAGGGTGCGCTCGAAGATCAGGGCGATGATGGCCGCGATCGTCACGCCGATCACGACGCAGATCAACGCGGTGAAGCCGAACACCTGCAGCTGCGAGTACACGACCTGCGTGAACGGGCTCACGTCCGCTCCGTCGATCGCGAACGTCAGGACGAGGGCGGCCAGGATGCCGACGAACGCACCGGCGGCGAGGAAGACGCCGTACTTCGGGGCGCGGCGCACGCTGACCGTCTCGATGTCGTCTCGCGAGATGGACGGTCGGTCGGGGGCGGGCTGCTCGGCCATGCCTCCATTGTCCCACCACCGCGTCGTCGGCGGGTCACGCCGCCGCCCCGCCTCGAGAGCACACGTTCCGCGCGAACGCACACGTCGCGCACCGCCCGGAG
This portion of the Microbacterium testaceum StLB037 genome encodes:
- a CDS encoding endonuclease domain-containing protein translates to MSVDTIAAAVRSGAVLRIRRRWIALPDADAFLLAAARGGVVLACSTAATRHGLWVLDQHDVHVAAPAHAGRISVAEGTRAHRSQPLLPRHPEDLVDGVINVLGLVSGCLPPEQALAIWDSALNKRLVTLDEMRRYPLTGRARQIAEQATPLADSGLETFLLVRLRWLRERLCAQAWILGRRVDLLIGDRLVVQVDGGHHVGAQREADIRHDALLALNGYHVIRVGYHQVVNDWPSGQLMITQAVAQGLHRIR